Proteins encoded by one window of Enterococcus faecalis:
- the ccpA gene encoding catabolite control protein A, whose amino-acid sequence MEKQTITIYDVAREANVSMATVSRVVNGNPNVKPATRKKVLEVIDRLDYRPNAVARGLASKKTTTVGVIIPDVSNAFFASLARGIDDVATMYKYNIILANSDGDDQKEVTVLNNLLAKQVDGIIFMGHRITDDIRGEFSRSKTPVVLAGSIDPDEQVGSVNIDYTEATKDATATLAKNGNKKIAFVSGALIDPINGQNRMKGYKEALAENGLSYNEGLVFESEYKFKAGINLAERVRNSGATAAFVTDDELAIGLLDGMLDAGVKVPEEFEIITSNNSLLTEVSRPRLSSITQPLYDIGAVSMRLLTKLMNKEEIEEKTVVLPYGIDQKGSTK is encoded by the coding sequence ATGGAAAAACAAACAATTACAATTTATGATGTTGCTAGAGAGGCAAATGTATCTATGGCTACTGTTTCTCGTGTTGTCAATGGTAATCCCAATGTAAAACCAGCAACGCGTAAAAAAGTCTTAGAAGTGATTGATCGCTTAGATTACCGTCCTAACGCAGTCGCTCGTGGTTTAGCAAGTAAAAAAACGACAACAGTGGGTGTTATTATTCCAGATGTTAGTAATGCATTTTTTGCTTCATTAGCACGTGGCATTGACGATGTGGCTACAATGTATAAATATAATATCATTTTAGCTAATTCAGATGGAGACGATCAAAAAGAAGTTACTGTATTGAACAATTTACTTGCCAAGCAAGTAGATGGGATTATCTTTATGGGTCATCGCATTACAGATGATATTCGTGGTGAATTTTCACGTTCAAAAACACCTGTTGTCTTAGCAGGTTCAATTGATCCAGACGAACAAGTTGGTAGCGTTAATATTGATTACACAGAAGCAACGAAAGATGCAACAGCGACTTTAGCGAAAAATGGGAACAAAAAAATTGCTTTTGTTAGTGGTGCATTAATCGATCCAATTAATGGTCAAAACCGAATGAAAGGCTACAAAGAAGCTTTAGCGGAAAATGGCTTGTCTTATAATGAAGGCTTAGTTTTTGAATCTGAATATAAATTTAAAGCAGGCATTAATTTGGCTGAGCGTGTCCGTAATAGTGGGGCAACTGCTGCCTTTGTTACAGATGATGAGCTAGCGATTGGTTTATTAGATGGGATGCTAGATGCTGGTGTGAAAGTTCCAGAAGAATTTGAAATCATTACAAGCAATAACTCATTGCTTACAGAAGTCTCTCGTCCACGTCTATCAAGTATTACACAACCTTTATATGATATCGGTGCCGTG
- a CDS encoding aminopeptidase P family protein, whose product MNQEKIADLKNWMHQEKIDFTYISDPGHIAYFSGYESEPHERVLALFIAADDQSFLFTPALEVEDAEKSSWTYPVYGYLDSENPWEKIAALLNKRTQGTPRFALEKQALSLARFDQLKTYFPASDFSHDVTPLIEKLQLIKTEPEIQRLLEAGSWADVAFEIGFKAIQAGVAEQEIVAEIEYQLKRQGIRSMSFDTLVLTGKNGASPHGVPGETKIEPHDLVLFDLGVVHNGYCSDATRTVSYLEPSDFQKEIYGIVLEAQLAATEAVKPGVTAGELDDIARGVITKAGYGEYFNHRLGHGIGTTVHEYPSLVHGNDLVIEEGMCFSIEPGIYIPGKVGVRIEDCLHVTKTGSEPFTKTTKELQIIQ is encoded by the coding sequence ATGAATCAAGAAAAAATTGCCGATTTAAAAAATTGGATGCACCAAGAAAAGATTGACTTCACTTATATTAGTGATCCTGGTCATATCGCTTACTTTTCCGGTTACGAAAGCGAACCTCATGAACGCGTGTTAGCTTTGTTTATCGCTGCGGACGACCAATCATTTTTATTTACACCTGCATTGGAAGTCGAAGATGCCGAAAAGAGTAGTTGGACTTATCCTGTTTATGGTTATTTAGATAGCGAAAATCCTTGGGAAAAAATTGCGGCTTTATTAAATAAACGGACACAAGGCACGCCACGCTTCGCTTTAGAAAAACAAGCTCTTTCTTTAGCTCGTTTCGATCAATTGAAAACCTATTTCCCAGCTAGCGATTTTTCGCATGATGTTACGCCTTTAATTGAAAAACTTCAATTAATTAAAACAGAACCTGAAATTCAACGTTTACTAGAAGCTGGTAGTTGGGCTGATGTCGCTTTTGAGATTGGCTTCAAAGCAATTCAAGCAGGCGTTGCGGAACAAGAAATTGTTGCAGAAATCGAGTATCAATTAAAACGTCAAGGTATTCGCTCGATGAGTTTTGATACGTTAGTCTTAACAGGAAAAAACGGAGCTAGTCCTCACGGGGTACCTGGCGAAACAAAAATTGAGCCCCATGACTTAGTGTTATTTGATTTAGGTGTCGTTCATAATGGCTATTGTAGTGATGCCACACGAACAGTCAGCTACTTGGAACCTTCTGATTTCCAAAAAGAAATTTATGGAATTGTTTTAGAAGCACAATTAGCAGCAACTGAAGCGGTGAAACCTGGTGTTACAGCAGGCGAATTAGATGATATTGCTCGAGGTGTAATCACAAAAGCTGGTTATGGTGAATACTTTAACCATCGCTTAGGCCATGGCATTGGAACCACTGTCCATGAATACCCATCACTGGTTCATGGCAATGATTTAGTTATTGAAGAAGGTATGTGTTTCTCTATTGAGCCCGGTATTTACATTCCTGGAAAAGTAGGCGTTCGTATTGAAGATTGTTTACACGTAACGAAAACAGGCTCCGAACCATTCACTAAGACAACCAAAGAATTGCAAATTATCCAATAG
- a CDS encoding YtxH domain-containing protein, giving the protein MAKKGGFFLGAVIGGTAAAVAALLLAPKSGKELRDDLSNQTDDLKNKAQDYTDYAVQKGTELTEIAKQKAGVLSDQASDLAGSVKEKTKDSLDKAQGVSGDMLDNFKKQTGDLSDQFKKAADDAQDHAEDLGEIAEDAAEDIYIDVKDSAAAAKETVSAGVDEAKETTKDVPEKAAEAKEDVKDAAKDVKKEFKG; this is encoded by the coding sequence ATGGCTAAAAAAGGCGGATTTTTCTTAGGAGCAGTAATTGGTGGAACAGCAGCAGCCGTTGCCGCATTATTACTTGCACCAAAATCAGGTAAAGAATTACGTGATGATTTATCAAATCAAACAGATGATTTAAAAAACAAAGCGCAAGATTACACAGATTATGCTGTTCAAAAAGGAACAGAATTAACAGAAATCGCAAAACAAAAAGCCGGCGTTTTATCAGATCAAGCCTCTGATTTGGCAGGTTCTGTCAAAGAAAAAACAAAAGATTCATTGGATAAAGCACAAGGTGTTTCTGGCGACATGCTTGATAACTTTAAAAAACAAACAGGTGATTTATCTGATCAATTTAAAAAAGCAGCTGACGATGCTCAAGATCACGCAGAAGATTTAGGTGAAATTGCCGAAGATGCAGCAGAAGATATCTATATTGACGTTAAAGATTCTGCGGCAGCGGCCAAAGAAACTGTTTCTGCTGGTGTCGATGAAGCAAAAGAAACCACCAAAGATGTTCCTGAAAAAGCTGCAGAAGCAAAAGAAGATGTTAAAGATGCAGCGAAAGACGTAAAAAAAGAATTTAAAGGGTAA
- a CDS encoding DUF948 domain-containing protein, which yields MSGGEIAALIAAVAFVVLVIFLVLVLYKVSQVVSKIEDTIDETNTTIKVVTSDVNVLSRQVEGLLVKSNELLTDVNQKVATIDPLFTAVADLSESVSELNTSSKHLITKVGTVGKSTAKAGLVSKVGGSAFRAMRSKNKKTNN from the coding sequence ATGTCAGGTGGGGAAATTGCTGCCTTAATTGCAGCGGTAGCATTTGTTGTTTTAGTCATCTTTTTAGTACTTGTGTTATATAAAGTTTCTCAAGTTGTTTCAAAAATTGAAGATACAATTGATGAAACAAATACAACAATCAAAGTCGTGACTAGCGATGTGAATGTATTGAGTCGCCAAGTGGAAGGCTTGCTTGTTAAAAGCAATGAACTATTGACAGATGTGAATCAAAAAGTGGCAACGATTGATCCGTTGTTTACGGCCGTTGCTGATTTAAGCGAAAGTGTCTCTGAATTGAACACCTCAAGTAAACATTTGATTACAAAGGTAGGAACCGTAGGGAAAAGCACAGCGAAAGCTGGTTTAGTGAGTAAAGTAGGCGGTTCTGCTTTTAGAGCAATGCGTTCAAAAAATAAAAAAACAAATAACTAA
- the galU gene encoding UTP--glucose-1-phosphate uridylyltransferase GalU produces MKVKKAVIPAAGLGTRFLPATKAMAKEMLPIVDKPTIQFIVEEALASGIEDILIVTGKAKRPIEDHFDSNVELENNLKEKNKTDLLKLVEETTDVNLHFIRQSHPKGLGHAVLQAKAFVGNEPFVVMLGDDLMEDKVPLTKQLMDDYEQTHASTIAVMKVPHEDTSKYGIINPEKEIEKGLYNVENFVEKPKPEEAPSDLAIIGRYLLTPEIFDVLENQKPGAGNEIQLTDAIDTLNKTQRVFAREFKGERYDVGDKFGFMKTSIEYGLTHPEVKDNLREYIINLGAQLAKKEQPKEK; encoded by the coding sequence ATGAAAGTTAAAAAGGCAGTTATTCCAGCAGCTGGGTTAGGAACACGTTTCTTGCCGGCTACCAAAGCGATGGCAAAAGAAATGTTACCGATTGTTGATAAACCAACGATTCAATTTATCGTAGAAGAAGCACTAGCTTCAGGAATCGAAGATATTTTAATTGTGACAGGCAAAGCCAAACGTCCGATTGAAGATCATTTCGATTCAAATGTTGAACTAGAAAATAACTTAAAAGAAAAAAATAAAACCGATTTATTGAAATTAGTCGAAGAAACAACGGATGTTAATTTACATTTTATTCGTCAATCCCATCCGAAAGGCTTAGGACACGCTGTTTTACAAGCGAAAGCATTTGTTGGCAATGAACCTTTTGTCGTGATGTTAGGCGACGATTTAATGGAAGATAAAGTGCCATTAACGAAACAATTAATGGATGATTACGAACAAACACATGCTTCGACAATTGCGGTAATGAAAGTACCCCATGAAGATACTTCAAAATATGGTATTATCAACCCAGAAAAAGAAATCGAAAAAGGACTATACAATGTCGAGAATTTTGTTGAAAAACCAAAACCCGAGGAAGCACCAAGTGATTTAGCGATTATCGGCCGTTATTTATTAACCCCTGAAATTTTTGATGTACTTGAAAATCAAAAGCCAGGCGCTGGTAACGAAATTCAGTTAACAGATGCGATTGACACTTTAAATAAAACACAACGCGTTTTTGCTCGTGAGTTTAAAGGAGAACGTTACGACGTTGGCGATAAATTTGGGTTTATGAAAACAAGCATTGAATATGGTTTGACTCATCCAGAAGTAAAAGATAATTTACGAGAATACATTATTAATTTAGGTGCTCAATTAGCGAAAAAAGAGCAACCAAAAGAAAAATAA
- a CDS encoding NAD(P)H-dependent glycerol-3-phosphate dehydrogenase, producing MKQKVAVLGPGSWGTALAQVLAENGHEVCIWGNKPEQIDEINTKHTNKHYLPELILPTSIQATTDLATALVDVDAVLFVVPTKAIRSVAQEVAQHLKTKPIIIHASKGLEQGTHKRISEVIAEEIPAEKRQGIVVLSGPSHAEEVAVHDITTITAASENLADAVYVQELFMNDYFRIYTNDDVIGVETGAALKNIIALGAGAIHGLGFGDNAKAAIMTRGLAEISRLGVAMGANPLTFIGLSGVGDLIVTCTSVHSRNWRAGNLLGKGHKLDEVLENMGMIVEGVSTTKAAYELAQQLEVEMPITETIYNVLYNDEDVQQAAKEIMLRDGKTENEFTLDF from the coding sequence ATGAAACAAAAAGTCGCTGTTTTAGGTCCAGGTTCCTGGGGGACAGCTTTAGCTCAAGTATTAGCCGAAAATGGACACGAGGTCTGTATTTGGGGAAATAAACCAGAGCAAATCGATGAAATAAATACAAAACACACCAACAAACATTATTTACCAGAATTAATCTTACCTACTTCAATTCAGGCAACCACTGATTTAGCCACTGCTTTAGTAGATGTGGATGCGGTACTGTTTGTGGTACCAACTAAAGCCATTCGTTCAGTAGCACAAGAAGTGGCCCAACATTTAAAAACAAAACCAATTATTATTCATGCAAGTAAAGGGCTCGAACAAGGTACACATAAGCGGATTTCAGAAGTGATAGCGGAAGAGATTCCAGCAGAAAAACGGCAAGGGATTGTGGTTTTATCTGGTCCAAGCCATGCAGAAGAAGTCGCTGTTCATGACATTACAACCATTACAGCAGCAAGCGAAAATTTAGCAGACGCTGTGTATGTGCAAGAGTTGTTTATGAATGATTACTTTAGAATTTATACGAATGATGATGTGATTGGTGTAGAAACAGGGGCGGCCTTAAAAAATATTATTGCTTTGGGCGCCGGAGCGATTCATGGCTTAGGCTTTGGTGATAATGCCAAAGCGGCAATTATGACTCGTGGTTTAGCAGAAATTAGTCGTTTAGGGGTTGCGATGGGAGCAAACCCATTAACATTTATTGGTTTAAGTGGTGTTGGGGATTTAATTGTTACTTGTACAAGTGTCCATTCTCGAAATTGGCGTGCGGGTAATTTATTAGGAAAAGGCCATAAGTTAGATGAAGTCTTAGAAAACATGGGCATGATTGTGGAAGGTGTTTCAACAACTAAAGCAGCCTATGAATTGGCACAACAACTAGAAGTCGAAATGCCAATCACAGAAACAATCTACAATGTCTTGTACAATGACGAAGATGTACAACAAGCAGCAAAAGAAATCATGTTGCGCGATGGCAAAACCGAAAACGAATTTACACTTGATTTTTAG
- the lgt gene encoding prolipoprotein diacylglyceryl transferase, with protein MLAQVNSIAFRLFGIPVYWYAIIIVSGIALAVWLSSREAVRVGLKEDDVFDFMLWGLPAAIVGARLYYVAFQWQDYVDNPIEIFFTRNGGLAIYGGLIGGGLALFFFTRHRFISTWTFLDIAAPSVILAQAIGRWGNFMNHEAYGPATTRQFLENLHLPTFIIDNMNINGTYHQPTFLYESVWNVLGFIVLVLLRKKPHFLKEGEVFLGYIIWYSFGRFFIEGLRMDSLYAFSNIRVSQLLSLVMFVAAIVIVIVRRRNPNLKFYNREKQKKKITTS; from the coding sequence ATGTTAGCTCAAGTAAATTCAATTGCATTTCGCCTTTTCGGTATTCCCGTCTATTGGTATGCAATTATTATTGTTTCAGGGATTGCTTTAGCTGTTTGGCTAAGTAGTCGTGAAGCCGTTCGTGTTGGTTTAAAAGAAGATGATGTCTTTGACTTTATGCTCTGGGGATTACCTGCAGCAATTGTTGGCGCGCGCTTGTATTACGTCGCTTTTCAATGGCAAGATTATGTAGACAATCCGATTGAAATTTTCTTTACTCGAAATGGTGGCTTAGCGATTTATGGTGGTCTTATTGGTGGGGGACTGGCGCTGTTTTTCTTTACGCGTCATCGTTTCATTTCTACATGGACTTTTTTAGATATTGCTGCACCAAGTGTGATTTTAGCGCAAGCAATTGGTCGCTGGGGCAACTTTATGAATCATGAAGCCTATGGGCCAGCGACCACCAGACAATTTTTAGAAAATCTCCATTTACCAACGTTTATCATTGATAACATGAATATCAACGGAACGTATCATCAACCAACATTTTTATATGAATCTGTCTGGAATGTTTTAGGCTTTATCGTTTTAGTGTTATTACGCAAAAAGCCACACTTTTTAAAAGAAGGCGAAGTCTTTTTAGGTTATATAATATGGTATTCTTTCGGCCGTTTCTTCATCGAAGGCTTACGGATGGATAGTTTGTATGCGTTTAGTAACATTCGTGTCTCACAATTGTTGTCTTTAGTGATGTTCGTGGCAGCAATTGTTATTGTGATCGTTCGTAGAAGAAATCCCAATTTGAAATTTTACAATCGGGAGAAACAAAAGAAAAAAATAACAACTTCTTAA
- the hprK gene encoding HPr(Ser) kinase/phosphatase, translating into MTEVVKIYQLVENLSLEVVYGDEESLNRTIKTGEISRPGLELTGYFNYYSHDRLQLFGSKEITFAERMMPEERLLVMRRLCAKDTPAFIVSRGLEIPEELITAAKENGVSVLRSPISTSRLLGELSSYLDGRLAVRTSVHGVLVDVYGLGVLIQGDSGIGKSETALELIKRGHRLIADDRVDVYQQDELTVVGEPPKILQHLIEIRGIGIIDVMNLFGASAVRGFMQVQLVVYLEAWEKDKKYDRLGSDDAMVEIANVDVPQIRIPVKTGRNVAIIIEVAAMNFRAKTMGYDATKTFEERLTRLIEENSGE; encoded by the coding sequence ATGACAGAAGTGGTAAAGATTTATCAACTGGTAGAAAATCTTTCTTTAGAAGTAGTCTACGGAGATGAAGAAAGCTTAAATAGAACAATTAAAACTGGTGAAATTTCCCGGCCAGGCTTAGAATTAACTGGGTATTTTAATTATTATTCCCATGATCGTTTACAATTATTTGGGAGCAAAGAAATTACCTTTGCGGAACGAATGATGCCTGAAGAGCGTTTATTAGTGATGCGCCGTTTATGTGCGAAAGATACTCCAGCCTTTATAGTATCCAGAGGACTAGAAATCCCCGAAGAATTGATTACAGCAGCAAAAGAAAATGGGGTTTCTGTATTACGTTCACCGATTTCAACTTCCCGTTTATTAGGGGAGCTATCCAGTTATTTAGATGGTCGCTTAGCTGTTCGGACAAGTGTCCATGGGGTTTTAGTTGATGTTTATGGACTTGGTGTTTTGATTCAAGGAGATAGCGGTATTGGTAAAAGTGAAACAGCTTTAGAGCTTATTAAACGTGGACATCGGCTAATCGCAGACGATCGTGTCGATGTTTATCAGCAAGATGAATTAACCGTGGTGGGAGAGCCACCAAAAATTTTGCAGCATTTAATTGAAATTCGTGGTATCGGAATTATTGACGTCATGAACCTGTTTGGAGCTAGTGCGGTCCGCGGCTTTATGCAAGTTCAATTGGTCGTTTATTTAGAGGCATGGGAAAAAGACAAGAAATATGATCGTCTTGGTAGTGATGATGCAATGGTTGAAATAGCTAACGTTGATGTCCCTCAGATTCGTATTCCTGTTAAGACCGGCCGAAATGTGGCCATTATCATTGAAGTAGCAGCAATGAACTTCCGCGCGAAAACAATGGGCTATGATGCAACAAAAACGTTCGAAGAGCGCTTAACCCGTTTGATTGAAGAAAATTCAGGAGAATAG
- a CDS encoding GIY-YIG nuclease family protein gives MKEYLKEKAHQLPLTPGVYLMKDATDTIIYVGKAKKLKNRVSSYFINSNQHSRKTMRLVKQIIDFDVLHTDTELDALLLECQLIQQYRPRYNRQMNAYEQYSYVSVAVNERQLEIKLLNIPTKENCFGPYSIRRKLNRLKIILDSIYDLVPTNYWHQTFQKESAIPTELFQQELFDFFHNQGREPIKRIAQQMQEAAEKQAFEKAAKLKEDWLFLTRFANQNQRISQANQRDWQLMWLPCQKKIKYYLIYQGLVVATRVVTKQTFQKYSPLELAKKIMPKKSPKTIEHYSKQQVDFLNILYGYISRHPECHLENLTIEKA, from the coding sequence ATGAAAGAATATTTAAAGGAAAAAGCCCATCAATTACCGTTAACACCGGGTGTTTATTTAATGAAAGACGCAACCGACACAATTATTTATGTGGGTAAAGCCAAAAAATTAAAAAATCGCGTGTCGAGCTATTTTATTAATAGTAATCAACATTCTCGAAAGACGATGCGTTTAGTCAAACAAATTATAGACTTCGATGTTCTCCATACTGACACAGAATTGGATGCGCTCCTTCTAGAATGTCAACTGATTCAACAGTATCGGCCGCGCTACAATCGCCAAATGAATGCTTATGAACAATATTCTTATGTATCAGTAGCCGTTAATGAGCGGCAATTAGAGATTAAACTCTTAAATATTCCCACTAAAGAGAACTGTTTTGGTCCTTATTCGATTCGCCGAAAATTAAACCGTTTAAAAATAATTTTGGATAGTATCTACGATCTCGTCCCAACCAACTATTGGCATCAAACCTTTCAAAAAGAGAGTGCCATTCCGACCGAACTATTTCAACAAGAATTGTTCGACTTTTTCCATAATCAAGGACGAGAACCAATCAAACGAATTGCTCAACAAATGCAAGAAGCTGCTGAAAAACAAGCCTTCGAAAAAGCGGCAAAACTCAAAGAAGATTGGCTCTTTTTGACGCGCTTTGCAAACCAAAATCAACGAATTAGTCAAGCTAACCAACGAGATTGGCAACTGATGTGGTTACCTTGTCAGAAAAAAATCAAATACTATTTAATTTACCAAGGCTTGGTGGTAGCAACACGTGTTGTAACTAAACAAACGTTTCAAAAATATTCACCGCTTGAACTAGCAAAAAAAATCATGCCCAAAAAATCACCGAAAACAATTGAGCATTACTCGAAGCAACAAGTTGATTTTTTAAACATTTTATATGGCTATATCAGCCGCCATCCAGAATGTCACCTAGAAAATTTAACCATCGAAAAAGCCTGA
- a CDS encoding phage holin family protein, with translation MTYFQRLVVNTLTFISLSVVFPGMIHVRGIMPAIIAAFVLSILNMLVKPVLTILSLPFTLLTFGLFSFVVNAAILQMTSFFVGEMNFGFSSFWAAVLMAVIMSIVNTIVTDHNLSKYE, from the coding sequence ATGACATATTTTCAGCGATTGGTTGTTAATACACTGACATTCATTTCTTTATCAGTTGTTTTTCCTGGCATGATTCATGTGAGAGGCATAATGCCTGCAATTATTGCCGCCTTTGTTCTCTCAATCCTAAATATGTTGGTGAAACCAGTCTTAACAATCTTGTCGCTCCCATTTACTTTATTAACGTTTGGTCTATTTAGCTTTGTTGTCAATGCAGCGATTTTACAAATGACCTCGTTTTTTGTGGGGGAAATGAACTTTGGCTTCTCAAGTTTTTGGGCAGCGGTGCTAATGGCTGTAATTATGTCAATTGTCAATACGATCGTTACGGATCACAATTTATCGAAATATGAATAA
- a CDS encoding PspC domain-containing protein yields MKRKLTKSPNNVVLTGSLAGIADWLGIDPTIIRVVYVLLSFFSAGFPGILLYIALAVLIPSGRTGSDRGYGHQNPYNRNVRNENPYAANKKQRKEAEKIDDDEWSDF; encoded by the coding sequence ATGAAAAGAAAACTAACAAAATCTCCGAATAACGTGGTTTTAACAGGAAGCTTAGCTGGGATTGCTGATTGGCTAGGAATTGACCCAACAATTATTCGTGTCGTTTATGTCTTGCTCAGCTTTTTCTCAGCAGGATTTCCAGGCATTCTCTTATACATTGCCTTAGCAGTCTTGATCCCTTCTGGAAGAACAGGAAGCGATCGCGGCTACGGCCATCAAAATCCTTATAATAGAAATGTTCGCAATGAAAATCCTTATGCTGCCAATAAAAAGCAACGTAAAGAAGCAGAAAAAATTGATGATGACGAATGGAGTGACTTTTAA
- the liaX gene encoding daptomycin-sensing surface protein LiaX: MKERERVLELVKKGILTSEEALILLENMATEKDEKQIEKAAEKVDTQNIGTTNKEDQVADLMDALEKGESEGPTVDPFEENTQDSAEKDRENLERILDELATKANRASAELDEVNAEIAGIKEEIKEVVEEIGTLDTKEELDALTEDEQVQRKDLHVLLAQLEEKLATQSTEKTALEEELKNIRKEQWKGQWNDTKEKVSSQFSEEWKDQATDTFNQVGGKVAEVGGQVGEFLKKTFNSFSDTMNDNVEWKDIKMKVPGVATTKFEHEFNYPNPQASLIDVKVANGTVVFKTWDQEDVKVEAKIKLYGKMAGDSPMEAFLERSDIDVDDETISFQVPNKRVKADLTFYLPKRTYDHVSVKLLNGNVLVEELTAKDVYTKSTNGTITFKKIDATMLEIEGVNGEIKVLEGTILDNIIETVNGDVSISAAPESLSVSLINGDIRITAKEKTLRRVEASSANGNIKLALPNDLGVEGQVKTNLGSINSRLTDIEVVREKKDRGNQQLHFRRVLEESMAQINASTTTGSIFLKDTDK; this comes from the coding sequence ATGAAAGAAAGAGAACGCGTATTAGAATTAGTGAAAAAAGGTATTCTAACGTCAGAAGAAGCGTTAATTTTATTAGAAAATATGGCAACTGAAAAAGATGAAAAACAAATCGAAAAAGCTGCTGAAAAAGTCGATACACAAAATATTGGAACAACAAATAAAGAAGATCAAGTCGCAGATTTAATGGATGCATTAGAAAAAGGCGAATCAGAAGGACCTACTGTTGATCCGTTTGAAGAAAATACACAGGACAGTGCAGAAAAAGATCGTGAAAACTTAGAAAGAATTCTTGATGAGTTAGCAACAAAAGCCAATCGTGCTTCGGCTGAATTGGACGAAGTCAACGCAGAAATTGCCGGCATCAAAGAAGAAATTAAAGAAGTCGTAGAAGAAATTGGAACATTAGATACAAAAGAAGAGTTAGATGCATTAACAGAAGATGAACAAGTTCAACGAAAAGACTTGCACGTTTTACTTGCACAATTAGAAGAAAAATTAGCGACTCAAAGTACTGAAAAAACAGCACTGGAAGAAGAACTAAAAAACATTCGCAAAGAACAATGGAAAGGTCAATGGAATGATACAAAAGAAAAAGTTTCTTCTCAATTCTCTGAAGAGTGGAAAGATCAAGCCACAGACACCTTTAACCAAGTCGGCGGCAAAGTTGCCGAAGTTGGCGGCCAAGTGGGAGAATTCTTGAAAAAAACATTTAATTCTTTCAGTGATACCATGAATGATAATGTGGAATGGAAAGACATTAAAATGAAAGTTCCTGGTGTGGCAACAACTAAGTTTGAACATGAATTTAACTATCCAAATCCACAAGCAAGTTTAATTGATGTCAAGGTAGCAAATGGTACCGTGGTTTTCAAAACTTGGGATCAAGAAGATGTGAAAGTCGAAGCAAAAATCAAATTATATGGTAAAATGGCAGGAGATTCACCAATGGAAGCTTTCTTAGAACGAAGTGACATTGATGTGGATGATGAAACGATTTCTTTCCAAGTGCCAAACAAACGGGTGAAAGCAGATTTAACGTTCTATTTACCAAAACGCACTTACGATCATGTATCTGTTAAATTATTAAACGGAAATGTCTTAGTAGAAGAGTTAACAGCGAAAGATGTTTACACAAAATCAACGAATGGGACGATTACGTTTAAAAAAATTGATGCAACTATGTTAGAAATTGAAGGTGTGAATGGTGAAATTAAAGTCCTAGAAGGAACGATTTTAGATAACATTATTGAAACAGTCAATGGTGATGTGTCTATTTCCGCGGCACCAGAAAGTCTAAGTGTCTCTCTGATTAATGGAGATATCCGCATTACAGCTAAAGAAAAAACGCTTCGCCGTGTTGAAGCAAGCTCTGCAAATGGGAATATCAAGTTGGCCTTGCCAAATGACTTAGGCGTTGAAGGGCAAGTGAAAACGAATTTAGGTAGTATTAACAGCCGTTTAACAGATATTGAAGTTGTCCGTGAAAAGAAAGATCGCGGCAATCAACAATTACATTTTAGACGTGTACTGGAAGAATCAATGGCTCAAATTAATGCTTCTACAACAACGGGAAGTATTTTCCTAAAAGATACGGATAAATAA